One window of Streptomyces sp. FIT100 genomic DNA carries:
- a CDS encoding nucleotide pyrophosphohydrolase produces the protein MTELDVKALQRRLAEFAAARNWEQYHTPKNLAVALTVEAAELVEIFQWLTPEESARVMDDPRKAHRVADEVADVLAYLLQFCEVLGVDALAALSDKIDRNELRFPAPERLSDDSSGTDRHSVE, from the coding sequence AAGGCGTTGCAGCGCAGACTGGCCGAGTTCGCGGCCGCCCGGAACTGGGAGCAGTACCACACGCCGAAGAACCTCGCCGTGGCGCTGACGGTCGAGGCGGCCGAACTGGTCGAGATCTTCCAGTGGCTGACGCCGGAGGAGTCCGCCCGGGTGATGGACGATCCGCGCAAGGCCCACCGCGTGGCGGACGAGGTCGCGGACGTCCTCGCCTATCTGCTGCAGTTCTGCGAGGTGCTGGGGGTCGACGCACTGGCCGCGCTCTCCGACAAGATCGACCGGAATGAACTGCGCTTTCCGGCGCCCGAACGCCTGTCTGACGACTCGTCAGGAACGGATCGTCACTCTGTGGAGTGA
- a CDS encoding DUF6099 family protein — MDAERLIAAGRRALAESQDALDVVAEAWQAQALAQAIGSQLALCGPQELRGEARGLSEAGGRAGSGPADSQLLGIGGLRAARLAEVTDPRRALTLLSTLLGEVGIALVGVACATDEEGLYWQCIEAIDAADESNDRVRAMLRRLSLRERERERDRDRDRERERARGPSPG, encoded by the coding sequence ATGGATGCGGAACGGCTCATCGCGGCCGGCCGGCGCGCACTGGCGGAGAGTCAGGACGCGCTCGATGTGGTGGCGGAGGCATGGCAGGCACAGGCCCTCGCCCAGGCGATCGGAAGTCAACTGGCCCTGTGCGGCCCGCAGGAGCTGCGGGGCGAGGCGCGGGGCCTCAGCGAGGCGGGCGGGCGCGCCGGGTCCGGGCCTGCGGACTCCCAGCTGCTCGGCATCGGCGGCCTGCGGGCCGCCCGGCTCGCTGAAGTCACGGACCCGCGGCGGGCCTTGACCCTGTTGAGCACGCTGCTCGGCGAGGTCGGCATAGCCCTCGTCGGGGTCGCCTGCGCCACCGACGAAGAGGGGCTGTACTGGCAGTGCATCGAGGCGATCGATGCCGCGGACGAGTCCAACGACCGGGTCCGCGCGATGCTGCGAAGACTCTCCTTACGCGAGCGGGAGCGTGAGCGCGACCGTGATCGGGACCGTGAGCGCGAGCGGGCGCGAGGGCCGTCA